DNA sequence from the Bradyrhizobium sp. CIAT3101 genome:
GTTGAAGTGGGTACCGACGCGCACGGGATAGGTCGCGCGCGGCAGGAAGTCACGAAAGCGTTGCGCGATGACCTCCGCCAGCGGTGCAAGGCTGCGCGCCCAGCGATCGTCGGACTGGCGTTCGAGTTCGGTCGCCAGCTTCAGCAGCCAGGCCCAGCCATAGGGCCGCTTGAAGCCGCGCGCAGTCGGGCGGGCAAAGTAGGCGCACTCGGCGGCGACCTTGTCGGGAACGAATTGCGCGTCGAACAACGCGCGAATGTCGGTTGCCGACGCGATGTCGGGAAAGCGGCGCAGCAGCCGCGCCAGCATCCAGTAGCTGTGGACGCAGGAGTGCCAGTCATAGCTGCCGTAAAAGATCGGATGCAGCTGGCTCGGCGTGCGCGCATCGGCCGGTTCAGCCAGCGCATGATCCACATTGTTGGGATATTCGCGCCCGACATGGCCGAGGGCGATGCCGGCGAACTGCGCCGCGTGTTCGCGGGTGAGACGGGACGTGGTCATGCTCTGGCCTTTCGTTTGTCGCGGCCGATCAGGGTCTCGATCAGGCGCGGCAGGATATAGATCGGGAACTGGGTCGCGGCGAAGTATAGAGCCATGCGTGGCGAGGCGGCAGCGCCGAGGGCCGACCAGACCAGCCCGACATTGCGATTGCCGAGTATCAGCCCCACCGTCAGGCGCTCGGGCAGAGTTCCAGGCAGCAGCACCGCCCCCGCAATTTGCAGGGCCACATTGCAGGCGAACGCAAGGGCAACACACAGCGTTGCACCCTGCACATCCGCGGCGATCTGCGCGCGAATGCCGGCCATGGTCGCCACCGCAAAGACCAGAAGCGCGGCGACGATGGTCCCGTCGACCACATCGCCATGGGCGGCGAGAATCGGCGCCGCATGGCGGCGGAGCAGGAAAGCAAGGCCTTCGGCGCTCCCGATCAACAGCGCCAGACGCAGCGCGAGCTCGAACGCGCTGATCTCGAGCCCGCCGAACCAACCGGCGAGAAGCGGGATCGTGACCGGCGCCAGCACCATGGACAACACCGTCACCACCAGCGGCACCGCGCCGTCGAGCCCGAGCATGCGCGCCACCGCCGCGGTACCGCTCGACGGCGGCGCCGAGACGGCGAGCACGATCGCAAGCGCGAGCTCCGGAGCAAGGCCTGCGGCACGACCGGTCGCGCCGATCATCAGCGGACAGCCGACCATGACAATTGCCGGCAACAACACGGACAGCGATGGCCGGCGCAACGCGGCGACGACCGCTTCGCCATCGATTCGCAGCAGCGTCCCGAGCACGATCAGGAAGATCGTCGCCGGCATCAGCGGTCGCGCCAGATCCGCGAGTGCCGGACACACCAGGCCGAGCAGGACGCCCAGGGCCAACAAGGTCGGTCCGCGCGGGATGAGGCGCAGGAGGGAGGGTTGCATACGCCTCGTCCAATCGGGGTCTTCCACCCCAATAGACCACTCTCTGCTGCATTCTTGAAATCGATTTTATATATGCCTACCATTGCCCAAATGAATTTGGCTTCCGTCGATCTCAACCTCCTGGTCGCCTTCGAGGCGCTGATGGAGGAGCGCAGCGTGACCCGCGCCGGCGCGCGCGTCGGTCTCGCACAGCCCTCCATGAGCAGCGTCCTGACCCGCCTGCGGGCCTTGTTCGGCGACGATCTGTTCGTGCGCTCGGCGTCGGGCATGCAGCCGACGGCCAAGGCCCTCGCGCTGGCCCGGCCGATCAGCGAGGCACTCGGACAGATCAGAGGCGTGCTCGCGCCTGGATCAGCCTTCGATCCGGCAACAGCCCGCGGCCGCATGTCCATTGCGGTGACCGATTATGGCGACCTCGTCGTCGTGCCGCCGCTGGTCGCGGCACTGCGACGGGAAGCGCCCGGAATCGATCTCGTGGTGCGTCCCATCATCGACACGGCTTTGAGCGTCGCGAGCCTCGAGCACGGCAATATCGACGCATTGATCGGCGGCCATCTGCCCG
Encoded proteins:
- a CDS encoding LysR family transcriptional regulator; translated protein: MNLASVDLNLLVAFEALMEERSVTRAGARVGLAQPSMSSVLTRLRALFGDDLFVRSASGMQPTAKALALARPISEALGQIRGVLAPGSAFDPATARGRMSIAVTDYGDLVVVPPLVAALRREAPGIDLVVRPIIDTALSVASLEHGNIDALIGGHLPASTRITRTTLFEEHFVCIRDARRAKRKARLSKDDYTRLPHVLFSSAGGDGLPGAIDTMLARHGRKRRTAVTLAHVVAVPFAVAGTDLVATMAERIARRFASPAGVSVVPLPYDVEAFTIDLLHTRRAMTDPALRWFIELVNRVGRTL